In Pseudomonas nunensis, a single window of DNA contains:
- a CDS encoding DUF3800 domain-containing protein: MECFRIDESGYTGFDLLNEAQPFQGASAIGIDDAEAARLIREYFPKLQAPELKYRSLSKRVTNHPRLLGLIGELLANHKCITYLCDKRFALLLKFVDYGVEPHYYERNINFYEDGRNYALASVLYYAGARLLGDGAMENLERAFQNAMKLKSLAALSDLVTAARQTDWRKLADATGPLVYADPDCLAAIATPGVTTDMALPVLMALISQMELMSDGPYRVEHDQSRNLLTYHDLLQRQIDHTDEAEFRQSALASIRYPLRLSEVTQVDSKTSPAVQLADVLIGATIESAQRMTGRITDGLDPQCLAELYRDDQIIHMLPSLDLEGQREFRKGTRAAALIDYFAENFSSSQ; the protein is encoded by the coding sequence ATGGAATGCTTTCGAATTGATGAGAGCGGCTACACCGGATTTGACCTGTTGAACGAAGCGCAACCCTTTCAGGGGGCTTCAGCGATCGGTATCGATGACGCAGAGGCTGCGCGCCTTATTCGTGAATATTTTCCCAAGCTTCAGGCGCCTGAGCTGAAGTACCGGTCGCTCTCAAAGCGTGTAACCAACCATCCCAGGCTTCTGGGGCTAATCGGCGAACTGCTGGCCAATCACAAGTGCATTACCTACCTCTGCGACAAGCGCTTCGCATTGCTCTTGAAGTTTGTGGATTACGGGGTTGAGCCCCATTACTACGAGCGCAACATTAATTTCTACGAGGATGGGCGAAATTACGCCTTAGCGTCTGTGTTGTATTACGCAGGGGCTCGACTGTTGGGTGACGGGGCGATGGAGAACCTGGAACGTGCATTTCAAAATGCTATGAAGCTCAAAAGCCTAGCAGCGCTTTCCGATTTAGTTACCGCCGCCCGGCAGACCGATTGGAGAAAGCTCGCAGATGCTACGGGGCCTCTGGTGTACGCCGATCCTGACTGTCTGGCGGCAATTGCAACCCCAGGGGTTACAACAGACATGGCATTACCCGTTCTCATGGCGCTCATCAGTCAAATGGAGCTGATGAGTGACGGGCCGTATAGGGTTGAGCATGACCAGTCGAGGAATCTGCTGACCTACCATGATCTGCTCCAGCGTCAGATCGATCACACGGATGAGGCTGAGTTTCGGCAGTCTGCACTCGCGAGCATCCGGTATCCGCTGAGGCTGAGCGAGGTGACCCAGGTCGATTCTAAGACGAGCCCAGCCGTCCAGCTTGCGGACGTGCTCATCGGCGCCACGATTGAGTCCGCGCAACGTATGACTGGACGAATCACTGATGGATTGGATCCTCAGTGTCTGGCTGAACTGTATCGCGATGATCAGATCATCCACATGCTGCCATCCTTGGATTTGGAGGGGCAGCGTGAATTCAGGAAGGGGACTCGGGCAGCGGCGTTGATCGATTACTTCGCGGAAAATTTTTCATCGTCCCAGTGA
- a CDS encoding FRG domain-containing protein, with the protein MKQYAAKSVDELNQLIGSFGEDVLFRGQTSHYGEVGAPSIGTSFDRKGCIPSEMLKWCRYSQSVLDAYIAKHRADFGYQQALLQHYGWRSFYVDCTSSPAVAAWFASHKYTEATTLELCEDCDEVAVMVRKRMARYAPVIGTGHLYVLSKQAANHVGLVNLATLTVEGYRPRTVAQSAWLLGPLHNPIPQNCFLAQITVSSDVLQAYAAARGLTGTNTLFPSPAEDPILRSLLGLPWEEIKSEASLKNLPAFKRTLELPEYHPSFVKIAGAQTAFYRGAKILDTQDSIDGNPHSGIFVEIPGIVLYGSADPSKPLRFPQIEKLINENGTVAFEADTLIKHPTLDHLTLYQKGVGVIPRGPDLFEVCELTVNHPGLRLSGAGFITGWTYRRQASGVWTREAQTTDCSCGNPIVHAQHISALHIAEEFLRDPKGFE; encoded by the coding sequence ATGAAGCAATATGCAGCAAAAAGCGTCGACGAGTTAAACCAGCTCATTGGGAGCTTCGGTGAGGATGTTTTGTTTCGTGGCCAGACCTCCCATTACGGTGAGGTGGGAGCACCCTCCATCGGCACGTCCTTTGATAGAAAGGGTTGTATACCGAGCGAAATGCTCAAATGGTGCCGCTACTCCCAAAGCGTGTTGGATGCATACATCGCTAAACATCGAGCAGACTTTGGCTATCAGCAGGCCCTCCTTCAACACTACGGGTGGCGTTCGTTTTACGTGGATTGCACCTCCAGCCCAGCAGTAGCCGCGTGGTTTGCCAGCCACAAATACACTGAAGCGACCACTCTAGAGCTGTGCGAGGACTGTGACGAGGTGGCGGTGATGGTCAGAAAGCGCATGGCCCGCTATGCACCTGTGATCGGCACTGGCCATCTGTATGTGCTCAGTAAGCAGGCCGCTAATCATGTAGGCCTGGTCAACTTGGCTACCTTGACCGTTGAGGGCTACAGGCCGCGCACCGTGGCTCAGTCAGCTTGGCTTCTCGGCCCTCTGCACAATCCGATTCCACAGAATTGCTTTCTCGCACAAATCACTGTCTCGAGCGACGTTCTGCAGGCGTATGCCGCTGCCCGTGGCTTAACCGGCACGAACACGCTCTTTCCCTCTCCCGCAGAAGATCCGATCTTGAGATCGCTGCTGGGCTTGCCTTGGGAGGAGATCAAGTCTGAAGCAAGCCTCAAAAATCTGCCTGCGTTCAAGCGAACATTGGAGCTTCCGGAATACCATCCGAGCTTTGTGAAAATCGCAGGTGCGCAAACAGCGTTCTATCGTGGTGCAAAGATTCTGGATACCCAGGATTCGATTGATGGTAACCCACACAGTGGAATCTTCGTCGAAATCCCGGGCATAGTGCTCTATGGCTCAGCCGACCCGAGCAAGCCCCTTCGCTTCCCTCAGATCGAGAAGTTAATCAACGAGAATGGCACGGTAGCATTCGAAGCAGACACGTTGATCAAGCATCCAACCCTCGATCACCTGACGCTCTACCAGAAGGGCGTCGGCGTCATACCTCGCGGGCCCGACCTATTTGAGGTTTGTGAACTCACCGTCAACCACCCAGGACTCCGACTGAGCGGCGCCGGCTTCATCACGGGCTGGACATATCGGAGGCAGGCAAGCGGAGTGTGGACACGGGAAGCGCAGACCACAGATTGCTCATGCGGCAATCCCATCGTCCATGCGCAGCACATCAGCGCGCTGCACATCGCCGAAGAGTTCCTGAGGGATCCCAAAGGCTTCGAGTGA
- a CDS encoding SMODS domain-containing nucleotidyltransferase produces MSKELFEQFRRNLAVKNADEISKSYRQVTEKLNGKYYDSASETQHCRQVGSYGRHTAVHGVSDLDMAFVLPWSVYDRFQRYENNSQSSLLGEIRLALKERFPNHEVRAQQQVVSINFSDYVVEVLPAFEHEDGSYTYPDANDGGSWETCNPVAEIEEINTLNQDKNHNLKRLCKMVRAWKNDHGVPVKGMLIDTLCYQFLKSTTDYDAKSYAAYSEMTRDFFAYLVDIDEEKEQWRAPGSGSIVNKSGNFHPKAKKALRRLQEALDDAEAAHERWSTVFGEHFPEYVEQEKKQAITENRVKNVEQFIGQKFSLDIQYTLRIDCSVKNEGDRLRNLMSRVMTYRIPKQRELTFWVAEIDVPPPYKIYWKVKNVGPQAIERNMIRGEIRIDSGHSQITEHSTFQGDHYVECYAVKDNVCVARSRIIVPI; encoded by the coding sequence ATGAGTAAAGAGCTTTTCGAGCAGTTTCGTAGAAACCTGGCGGTCAAGAATGCCGACGAGATCTCCAAAAGCTACCGGCAGGTCACTGAGAAGCTAAACGGAAAATACTACGACAGTGCCTCAGAAACCCAGCATTGCCGCCAGGTCGGCTCGTACGGTCGACATACCGCCGTCCACGGAGTGAGCGATCTGGATATGGCGTTCGTGCTGCCGTGGTCGGTATACGATCGCTTCCAGCGCTACGAGAACAACAGCCAGTCGTCGTTGCTGGGTGAGATCCGGCTTGCGCTGAAAGAGCGCTTCCCGAACCATGAGGTGAGGGCCCAGCAGCAGGTAGTGTCGATAAATTTCTCGGACTACGTGGTGGAGGTGCTCCCGGCATTCGAGCATGAGGATGGCAGTTACACCTACCCTGATGCCAATGATGGAGGCAGCTGGGAAACTTGCAATCCGGTCGCTGAAATCGAAGAGATCAACACGCTAAACCAGGACAAAAATCATAACCTCAAGCGTCTTTGCAAAATGGTGCGAGCCTGGAAGAACGATCATGGCGTGCCGGTAAAGGGGATGCTCATCGATACACTGTGCTACCAGTTCCTCAAGAGCACCACGGACTACGACGCCAAGTCCTATGCCGCTTACAGCGAAATGACTCGGGATTTTTTCGCGTACCTGGTAGACATCGATGAGGAGAAGGAGCAGTGGCGTGCACCCGGTAGCGGCTCCATCGTCAATAAATCAGGAAACTTCCACCCCAAAGCCAAAAAGGCGCTGAGGCGCTTACAGGAGGCTCTTGACGATGCCGAGGCTGCCCATGAGCGGTGGAGCACGGTGTTTGGCGAGCATTTCCCCGAATACGTCGAGCAGGAAAAGAAGCAGGCCATCACGGAAAACCGCGTCAAGAACGTCGAGCAGTTCATCGGTCAAAAATTCAGCCTCGACATCCAGTACACCCTACGCATCGATTGCTCGGTTAAGAACGAGGGTGACCGACTTCGCAATCTCATGTCTCGCGTCATGACCTACCGGATTCCGAAGCAGCGTGAGTTGACATTCTGGGTCGCCGAGATCGATGTGCCGCCACCCTATAAGATCTACTGGAAGGTTAAGAATGTGGGCCCCCAAGCCATCGAGCGAAATATGATTCGCGGCGAAATCCGTATCGACAGCGGCCACAGCCAAATCACCGAGCACTCAACCTTCCAAGGCGATCATTACGTGGAATGCTATGCAGTGAAAGACAATGTTTGTGTAGCTCGCAGTCGGATCATTGTGCCGATCTGA
- a CDS encoding SLATT domain-containing protein, with the protein MDQQVAMKLIAEKAYDVGYSAKLHFSTYDIVEKAPGWIGLISLVIGVLALYIDLLAAKHVSALITVIGICSLYITYYADTKEQYFQAGNKLTQLLDQLKGMSARCKSNLQFTAADQAELDQITTDFRSACQRKHILFSGWLAHKKFFWDQQIDWIAEHREFTFFRDKIPFSAYALIVVILIALAGGSWLTAHPELLLSLKEVCTHE; encoded by the coding sequence ATGGATCAGCAGGTTGCAATGAAGTTGATCGCCGAGAAGGCGTACGACGTCGGTTACTCAGCCAAACTTCACTTCTCCACCTATGACATCGTTGAGAAAGCGCCAGGGTGGATTGGTCTGATTTCCTTGGTGATCGGTGTGCTAGCGCTCTACATCGATCTCTTGGCGGCAAAGCATGTCTCAGCGCTCATCACGGTCATCGGCATCTGCAGCCTCTACATCACCTATTACGCCGACACCAAAGAGCAATATTTCCAGGCTGGAAACAAGCTGACTCAGTTGCTTGATCAGCTGAAGGGCATGTCGGCTCGTTGCAAATCCAACCTGCAATTCACCGCCGCCGATCAAGCCGAACTGGATCAAATCACCACTGATTTCCGATCGGCCTGCCAGAGGAAGCACATTCTGTTTTCGGGCTGGCTTGCTCATAAAAAATTCTTTTGGGATCAACAGATCGACTGGATCGCAGAACACCGTGAATTTACGTTCTTCAGGGACAAAATCCCGTTTTCAGCTTACGCACTGATCGTAGTGATTCTGATCGCTTTGGCGGGCGGGTCATGGCTTACCGCACACCCGGAACTTCTACTCTCACTGAAGGAAGTCTGCACCCATGAGTAA
- a CDS encoding helix-turn-helix domain-containing protein, with protein sequence MALSSLLGQTMSLKNEIAGALRAIRTIRGFDYGDLADVSAKANIGKLEQGKSNITVSKLIEIAEALHFDPVALMALCVAIQKDEPTDTTLERARAELASFKADGGEQLVRNQFMGKELKKRPSGKPGKTENADAVRELKALGLRQAEVARRLGLASSTVYRYWQKD encoded by the coding sequence ATGGCTCTATCCTCGCTTTTAGGGCAGACCATGTCGCTTAAGAATGAGATCGCCGGAGCACTCAGGGCAATCAGGACAATCCGAGGTTTTGACTACGGTGATTTGGCAGACGTCAGTGCGAAAGCAAACATAGGAAAGCTGGAGCAAGGAAAGAGCAATATCACGGTTTCGAAATTGATCGAGATAGCAGAGGCCCTCCATTTCGATCCTGTTGCTCTTATGGCCCTCTGTGTCGCTATCCAGAAGGATGAGCCTACCGACACCACTCTAGAGCGAGCACGCGCAGAGCTTGCCTCATTCAAAGCAGACGGAGGAGAGCAGCTTGTCCGGAATCAATTTATGGGCAAAGAGCTGAAAAAGAGACCTTCAGGTAAGCCTGGCAAAACCGAGAATGCCGATGCCGTGAGAGAACTGAAAGCGTTAGGATTGAGGCAGGCTGAGGTGGCGCGGAGGCTTGGATTGGCCAGCTCCACGGTGTATCGGTACTGGCAGAAGGACTAG
- a CDS encoding DUF6957 family protein, producing the protein MKLEENQAAGELLSSNGEPRYGSTESEESLIQLVRGRFPNKGFCIVQQWTIVRAIASDGDLTKIHVHGHLPLFVFAEKVILDSRGRFDYGKLGAQHHGHFVPRRLSL; encoded by the coding sequence TTGAAACTCGAAGAAAATCAAGCAGCCGGTGAGCTCCTCTCCAGCAATGGAGAGCCTCGGTATGGTTCTACGGAAAGCGAAGAGAGCTTGATTCAGTTGGTACGAGGCCGCTTTCCAAACAAAGGTTTTTGCATCGTCCAGCAGTGGACGATCGTGCGCGCGATAGCGAGTGATGGGGATCTCACTAAAATCCATGTCCATGGCCACCTGCCGCTCTTTGTTTTCGCCGAAAAAGTCATCCTAGACAGCCGAGGACGGTTCGATTACGGAAAATTGGGTGCGCAGCACCATGGCCATTTCGTTCCAAGACGGCTTTCTCTTTGA
- a CDS encoding DUF6957 family protein, producing the protein MAISFQDGFLFETRNTVYLFAGDGDEKSASLAAILSLYQ; encoded by the coding sequence ATGGCCATTTCGTTCCAAGACGGCTTTCTCTTTGAAACCAGAAACACTGTGTACCTCTTTGCGGGAGACGGCGACGAAAAGTCAGCCAGTCTCGCTGCAATACTGTCTCTTTATCAGTGA
- a CDS encoding metallophosphoesterase family protein yields the protein MKIQIYSDLHLGFARFEPTPSDADVVILAGDIDIKSRGVNWANDTFHCPVIYVCGNHEYYSGHIDRTLQKMKDAAAPHVHVLENEVLTLNQTRFLVTTAWTDYSSTGDAVAAKRAAWERMNDFTAIRTDESYRRLRPDDLIAKSKAAYAWLTQELDKPFDGETVVVTHHAPVLDYVGDELPTHLVAAYANDWKELVGRADLWVYGHTHVSADFLTNGCRVISNPRGYPNQQTGFNPDFLIEI from the coding sequence ATGAAAATTCAGATTTACTCAGATCTTCACCTCGGTTTCGCTCGATTCGAGCCCACCCCTAGCGACGCGGACGTAGTCATTCTCGCTGGTGACATTGATATCAAATCTCGCGGAGTGAACTGGGCGAACGACACATTCCATTGCCCTGTGATCTACGTCTGTGGAAATCATGAGTACTACAGCGGCCACATTGATCGCACGCTTCAAAAAATGAAGGACGCCGCCGCGCCACATGTCCATGTACTCGAAAATGAAGTTTTGACCCTCAACCAAACCAGGTTTTTGGTCACTACAGCGTGGACAGACTACTCGTCGACCGGCGACGCCGTTGCGGCGAAACGCGCCGCTTGGGAACGAATGAACGACTTCACTGCCATCCGAACAGATGAGAGTTACCGACGCCTTCGTCCCGATGATTTGATCGCTAAATCTAAAGCAGCCTATGCCTGGCTCACACAGGAACTCGACAAACCTTTCGATGGCGAAACAGTTGTAGTAACGCACCATGCACCGGTACTGGATTACGTTGGTGATGAGCTTCCCACACACCTGGTGGCTGCTTATGCCAATGACTGGAAGGAGCTCGTAGGCAGGGCCGATCTTTGGGTTTATGGGCACACTCACGTCTCAGCGGATTTCCTCACGAATGGGTGCCGTGTGATCTCCAACCCTCGCGGCTATCCGAATCAACAAACCGGTTTCAATCCGGATTTTCTGATCGAGATTTGA
- a CDS encoding DUF6957 family protein, translating to MVTLKEISQLLYGAGEEVAGWQGTQDELIALAANAFPGKAFCVVKQWILIDLTVNSDEKEKLTGLGLLPATLFAHEIVLDSKGRFQPQMWVRSNFGVSFTEGSMFETKSTVYLLLGPGLRKEASIGAAFSMKAG from the coding sequence ATGGTTACGTTAAAAGAGATCTCCCAGCTCCTTTACGGCGCAGGCGAGGAGGTGGCCGGCTGGCAGGGCACCCAGGACGAGCTGATTGCATTGGCCGCAAACGCCTTCCCTGGCAAAGCCTTCTGTGTTGTGAAGCAGTGGATCCTGATCGACCTTACGGTTAACTCTGATGAGAAAGAAAAGCTCACCGGGCTCGGTCTACTTCCCGCAACGCTTTTCGCTCACGAAATCGTCCTAGACAGCAAAGGCCGCTTCCAGCCTCAAATGTGGGTGCGCAGCAATTTCGGTGTGTCTTTCACTGAAGGCTCCATGTTTGAAACCAAAAGTACGGTCTATCTCCTCCTCGGGCCAGGACTGAGAAAAGAGGCCAGCATTGGTGCTGCTTTTTCGATGAAAGCAGGGTGA